A single window of Nicotiana sylvestris chromosome 3, ASM39365v2, whole genome shotgun sequence DNA harbors:
- the LOC104247615 gene encoding codeine O-demethylase-like gives MELPIWDPIKHLPNALIVNVGDMMEIVSNGVYKSIEYRAVVNSNKKRLSLATFNIFNLDSKLGPAHSLIGPHNPAKFRSVRVEIFLQEYFARKLDGKSFIDCMKLEMKDDES, from the exons ATGGAGTTACCTATTTGGGATCCTATTAAACACCTCCCAAATGCTTTGATTGTCAATGTTGGCGATATGATGGAG ATAGTAAGCAATGGTGTTTATAAGAGCATTGAGTACAGAGCAGTTGTAAACTCAAACAAAAAGAGGCTATCTCTTGCAACATTCAATATCTTTAACCTCGACTCTAAGTTAGGTCCTGCACACAGCCTCATTGGACCACATAATCCTGCAAAATTCCGAAGTGTTCGTGTTGAAATTTTTTTGCAGGAATATTTTGCACGAAAACTTGATGGAAAATCGTTCATTGATTGCATGAAGTTAGagatgaaggatgatgaatccTAG